A part of Acropora palmata chromosome 8, jaAcrPala1.3, whole genome shotgun sequence genomic DNA contains:
- the LOC141889089 gene encoding alpha-1,3-mannosyl-glycoprotein 4-beta-N-acetylglucosaminyltransferase C-like: protein MTKSQEVIKLGQHRTTRRYLSIGIASVERHSGANYLMKTTQSLIDNMSEEDQKNTIIVIFVADIEESPKSRTKKEISRMFDKPIKKGLLIVIEATSDFYPALENIKTKYGDTDSRRTWRSKENVDASFVMCFCKDISEYYIHLEDDVISSPSFVPKLQAFINGQPKETWLLLDVAVQGSIAKVYHSRDLSNIASYFYLMYDEMPIDWLMEYLA, encoded by the exons ATGACGAAAAGCCAAGAAGTGATAAAACTCGGACAACACCGAACCACAAGGC gaTATCTTTCCATTGGAATTGCATCAGTTGAAAGGCATTCGGGAGCAAATTATTTGATGAAAACCACACAGAGTCTGATCGACAACATGAGCGAAGAAGACCAGAAAAATACCATCATTGTCATATTCGTTGCTGATATTGAAGAATCACCAAAATCCAGGACTAAAAAGGAGATATCGAGAATGTTTGACAAGCCTATTAAAAAAGGGCTTTTAATAGTCATCGAAGCAACATCAGATTTCTATCCAGCTCTTGAAAACATAAAAACGAAATATGGCGATACCGATAGCAGAAGAACGTGGCGCTCGAAAGAAAATGTCGACGCTAGTTTTGTGATGTGCTTCTGCAAAGATATATCCGAGTATTACATCCATCTCGAAGATGACGTGATTTCATCGCCCAGTTTTGTTCCTAAACTGCAAGCTTTTATAAACGGCCAACCCAAAGAAACATGGTTGCTGCTTGATGTTGCAGTTCAGGGAAGCATAGCCAAAGTTTATCACAGTCGAGATCTCAGCAACATCGCGTCTTATTTTTACCTCATGTACGACGAAATGCCAATCGACTGGTTGATGGAATATTTGGCGTGA